From the genome of Spirosomataceae bacterium TFI 002, one region includes:
- a CDS encoding MFS transporter, FHS family, L-fucose permease, producing MSETKTTNKPALYTLTTVWFFWSFVAASNGILIPLFKEKFGLEQWQAQLVDFAFYAAYFVGSILYLVFSRISGGDILNKIGYKNGIIYGLIISAVGSLLFYPAAEAKSYTLLLSALFIVGLGFSLQQTATQPFMIAVGPPETGAQRINLGGAVNNFGGTIGPIIVSFAIFGSIAPEAAAAATVESVKMPYLYLAALFIAVALFFWFSKLPRVTNTEKIEPGMGALKYPQLIWGMAGIFVYVGVEVSISSNLGEYLVQTQGLTSSQVGKYVALFWGSMMIGRWTASIGNFNPSEKLRKVLFVVVPLVAFAIVLASISFTNDVSEFYVYAFYVLVMIIAYFASKEKPVRLLLIFTALGAIMTIIGVLTTGKVALFSLISGGLFCSILWPSIFSLGTAGLGKYTNQGSAFMIMMILGGAIIPVIQGLVADFVGIQPSYLVAAACFIFLFIFGISVQKVLKNQGIDFDAEFEKNSSVGGH from the coding sequence ATGTCGGAAACTAAAACAACAAACAAACCTGCTCTTTACACGCTCACAACCGTTTGGTTCTTCTGGAGTTTTGTAGCAGCTTCTAACGGTATTCTTATTCCCCTTTTCAAAGAAAAATTTGGTTTGGAGCAGTGGCAAGCCCAGCTAGTTGATTTTGCATTCTATGCTGCATATTTTGTAGGTTCTATTCTTTATTTGGTTTTCTCTCGAATTTCTGGAGGTGATATTTTGAATAAAATTGGATATAAAAATGGTATCATTTACGGTTTAATTATCTCGGCAGTGGGGTCTTTATTATTTTACCCAGCTGCAGAAGCCAAGTCATACACATTGTTATTAAGTGCTTTGTTTATTGTTGGTTTAGGTTTTTCTTTACAGCAAACTGCAACGCAACCATTTATGATTGCTGTAGGGCCTCCAGAAACGGGTGCTCAGCGTATTAATTTAGGTGGAGCGGTCAATAATTTCGGAGGAACTATTGGGCCAATAATAGTGTCATTCGCGATCTTCGGGTCTATTGCTCCTGAGGCCGCCGCCGCTGCCACAGTAGAGTCTGTAAAAATGCCTTATTTATACTTGGCTGCACTTTTTATAGCAGTTGCCCTTTTCTTTTGGTTCTCTAAATTACCTAGGGTTACCAATACAGAGAAAATAGAGCCAGGAATGGGTGCTTTAAAATACCCTCAGTTGATATGGGGAATGGCAGGTATTTTTGTCTACGTAGGAGTTGAAGTTAGTATTAGCTCAAACCTAGGAGAATACTTGGTTCAAACACAAGGACTTACTTCGTCTCAAGTTGGAAAATATGTAGCCTTATTTTGGGGATCTATGATGATTGGTCGTTGGACAGCTTCTATTGGTAACTTTAACCCTTCGGAGAAGTTACGCAAAGTACTATTTGTGGTTGTTCCCTTAGTTGCCTTTGCAATTGTACTTGCGAGTATTTCTTTCACCAATGATGTGAGTGAATTCTACGTTTATGCTTTCTATGTTCTTGTAATGATAATAGCCTACTTTGCTAGTAAAGAGAAACCTGTAAGATTGCTTTTGATTTTCACAGCATTAGGAGCTATTATGACAATTATTGGAGTTCTTACTACTGGTAAAGTCGCTCTATTTAGTTTGATCAGTGGAGGTTTATTCTGTTCAATTCTTTGGCCAAGTATTTTTTCTTTAGGAACAGCTGGTTTAGGAAAATACACAAATCAAGGTTCTGCATTCATGATCATGATGATTTTAGGAGGTGCCATTATTCCCGTGATACAAGGCTTAGTAGCAGACTTTGTAGGAATTCAGCCTTCTTATTTAGTAGCTGCAGCATGTTTTATATTTCTATTCATTTTTGGAATCTCAGTACAAAAAGTACTTAAGAATCAAGGAATTGACTTTGATGCAGAGTTTGAGAAGAATTCAAGTGTAGGTGGACATTAA
- a CDS encoding TonB-linked outer membrane protein, SusC/RagA family, with protein MFKKLLLLLFAFSMVQGSLYAQLKVSGKVTDNTNVGIPGVSIVVKGTAVGTSTDVNGDYSVAVPKEGVSIIFSYVGLVSQEITIGNKSTINVTLLEDEKLLNEVVVVGYGQMKRADLTSAQTSISSKDIEKTINTTIEQAIQGRSAGVYVTQNSGQPGGGISVNIRGVNSINGTNEPLYVIDGIQIPGQTASFGSNSSSNPLAGLNPSDIESIEVLQGPSATAIYGSRATNGVLLITTKKGKSGEAKITYGLQYSIQTPPKPLQVMNLQEYASMNRDYHDIAGGRTPLEFLDPSLLSGGTNWQSALFNDAAMLKNQLSVSGGTEKSTYYLSGEYLNQEGIAIGSGFDRFGFRMNVENKPRKWATLGANLAFNQTDEQLTTSNENIISNALQLSPQIPVKNIDGSWGGGDDTNGANIYTPVNPIAIATLTKNNNVRRQFLGGVNLGIDIVEGLQFRTSFNTNVGFGNSQYYVPTYKIGWAENVSARLNDATSINTYWNFNQLIDYNKSFGSHSIGAMISHESQASSWKNVSSARMGFLTNDVLDLNAGDALTASNSGGSGLWAMESYLSRVNYNYDDRYIVMGTVRWDGSSNFGDNNKWGMFPSVSAAWRISEEAFFSSNFINDLKLRIETGLTGNQGGGGIYSPLGTAPTPTSTGFLPTRYSNQDLKWESTRTDNIGLNVSMFSNKVQFEFDYYIKNTDNLIMDQPLPWYMGTNGTGSVGAPVVNIGALQNKGFGFTINTVNIDKGGFKWGSNFNISSFKTTIKRFYSENAFVDRTSWWLQDWTQRAAVGSAPWLFRGYEEEGIFQSLEEIENSALPVDNQGNELAIAPNSIWVGDVKYKDINGDGVITEADITNIGNPWPKLFAGLTNTFSYKGFDLSLLFTSTYGNEIYNHLAKVNSNPNQINLSRNMLINAINYARPIENEEGQVVLENPGTDVPRISSGDANGNFSRHTSKWVEDGSFVRLKNVSLTYNVPSALMSKQKILKGARITVSGQNVLTFTKYTGFDPEVGAYVSRDASPTNQAIGLDYGRYPLTPVYSFNLGLDF; from the coding sequence ATGTTTAAAAAACTATTATTACTACTATTTGCATTTAGTATGGTGCAGGGTTCGCTCTATGCACAACTAAAGGTAAGTGGTAAGGTCACGGACAACACCAATGTTGGAATTCCTGGTGTTAGTATAGTGGTAAAGGGTACCGCTGTTGGAACCTCCACAGATGTGAATGGGGACTATTCGGTTGCCGTTCCTAAGGAGGGTGTTTCTATCATCTTTAGTTACGTAGGATTAGTTAGCCAAGAAATAACAATTGGAAACAAATCCACCATTAATGTAACACTTCTAGAAGACGAAAAACTTTTGAATGAAGTGGTGGTAGTGGGTTATGGACAAATGAAGCGAGCAGACTTAACAAGTGCTCAAACCTCCATCTCGTCTAAGGATATTGAAAAAACAATCAATACAACCATTGAGCAAGCCATTCAGGGTAGGTCAGCTGGTGTGTATGTAACTCAAAACTCAGGACAGCCTGGAGGTGGGATATCCGTGAATATTAGGGGGGTGAACTCAATTAACGGTACAAACGAGCCTTTATACGTTATTGACGGAATTCAAATTCCTGGTCAAACTGCCTCTTTCGGGAGCAATAGTTCTTCCAATCCACTTGCAGGTTTAAATCCTTCGGATATTGAGTCTATTGAGGTTCTTCAAGGGCCATCTGCTACGGCGATTTATGGTTCTAGAGCAACGAATGGAGTATTACTTATTACTACAAAGAAAGGAAAATCAGGCGAAGCGAAGATTACTTACGGCTTACAGTATAGTATTCAAACACCTCCAAAACCACTTCAGGTAATGAACTTGCAGGAGTATGCCTCTATGAACCGAGATTATCATGACATTGCTGGTGGTAGAACTCCTTTAGAGTTTTTGGACCCTTCGCTACTATCTGGTGGTACAAACTGGCAAAGTGCATTGTTTAATGATGCTGCTATGTTGAAAAATCAATTGAGTGTAAGTGGTGGTACTGAAAAAAGTACCTATTACTTATCTGGAGAATACCTGAATCAAGAAGGTATAGCTATAGGTTCAGGATTTGATCGTTTTGGTTTTAGAATGAATGTAGAAAACAAACCAAGGAAATGGGCTACGCTTGGGGCTAATCTTGCATTTAATCAAACAGATGAGCAACTAACTACTAGTAATGAGAATATTATTTCTAATGCCCTACAGCTTTCACCACAAATTCCAGTAAAAAATATTGATGGATCATGGGGTGGTGGAGACGATACCAATGGTGCCAATATTTATACACCAGTAAATCCTATTGCGATAGCTACACTTACTAAAAACAACAATGTTAGAAGACAGTTTTTGGGTGGAGTGAATCTAGGAATCGATATTGTAGAAGGTTTACAATTCAGAACTAGCTTTAATACTAATGTTGGTTTTGGTAACTCACAATATTATGTACCTACTTATAAAATTGGCTGGGCTGAGAACGTATCTGCGAGGTTAAATGATGCAACGAGCATCAATACTTACTGGAACTTCAACCAATTAATTGATTACAACAAAAGCTTTGGTTCTCATAGCATAGGAGCAATGATTAGTCACGAGTCACAAGCTTCATCTTGGAAAAACGTGAGTTCTGCACGTATGGGTTTCTTGACCAATGACGTTTTGGACCTTAATGCTGGTGACGCACTTACAGCAAGCAACTCAGGAGGTTCTGGACTTTGGGCAATGGAGTCATACTTGAGTAGAGTAAATTACAATTATGATGATAGATACATCGTAATGGGAACTGTACGATGGGATGGTTCTTCTAACTTTGGAGATAATAATAAGTGGGGGATGTTCCCTTCTGTTTCGGCGGCTTGGAGAATATCTGAAGAAGCATTCTTTAGCAGTAACTTCATCAATGATTTGAAATTAAGGATTGAAACTGGTTTAACAGGAAACCAAGGTGGTGGTGGAATTTATTCGCCATTGGGAACTGCACCAACACCAACTTCTACTGGATTTTTGCCAACAAGGTATAGTAACCAGGACTTGAAGTGGGAGTCTACAAGAACAGATAACATAGGATTAAATGTTTCTATGTTTAGCAACAAGGTTCAATTTGAGTTTGATTATTACATTAAGAATACTGACAACCTAATCATGGATCAGCCATTGCCTTGGTATATGGGTACAAATGGTACTGGGTCAGTGGGAGCACCTGTTGTAAATATTGGAGCACTTCAAAACAAAGGTTTTGGTTTTACAATCAACACTGTTAATATTGATAAAGGAGGCTTCAAATGGGGTTCTAACTTCAATATTTCTAGTTTCAAAACGACTATTAAAAGATTTTATTCAGAGAATGCATTTGTGGATAGAACTTCTTGGTGGTTACAAGACTGGACCCAGAGAGCTGCTGTTGGCTCTGCTCCATGGTTATTCAGAGGATATGAGGAAGAAGGAATTTTCCAATCTTTGGAAGAAATCGAAAATTCTGCATTGCCAGTAGATAATCAAGGTAATGAGCTAGCTATTGCACCAAACTCAATTTGGGTTGGGGACGTAAAATACAAGGATATTAATGGTGACGGCGTAATTACTGAAGCTGATATTACGAATATTGGAAACCCTTGGCCAAAGCTTTTTGCAGGTTTAACTAATACTTTCTCGTATAAGGGTTTTGACTTAAGTCTATTGTTTACGAGTACTTATGGAAACGAAATCTACAATCATTTGGCTAAGGTAAATAGTAACCCTAACCAAATTAACTTAAGTAGAAACATGTTAATTAATGCCATAAACTATGCAAGACCAATCGAGAACGAAGAAGGTCAAGTAGTTCTTGAAAACCCTGGTACTGATGTGCCAAGAATTTCGAGCGGTGATGCCAATGGAAACTTTAGCCGACATACTAGTAAGTGGGTAGAAGACGGTTCTTTTGTTCGTCTTAAGAATGTCTCTCTTACTTATAATGTGCCAAGTGCCTTAATGAGTAAGCAAAAAATTCTAAAAGGTGCCCGTATAACTGTTAGTGGTCAAAACGTACTCACTTTCACTAAGTATACTGGTTTTGATCCAGAAGTAGGAGCTTATGTGTCGAGAGATGCTAGTCCTACTAACCAAGCCATTGGTTTAGATTATGGTAGATATCCATTGACTCCTGTTTACTCTTTTAACCTAGGATTAGACTTTTAA
- a CDS encoding Starch-binding associating with outer membrane, producing the protein MFGVLALSSCQESFLDKPPADSIVDASFYKNDDQVLAATGLLYSKVWFDYNDKASYNLGDFRAGTAFSAWNDRGNVLFNTTGSTSENGAAWRSFFNVVGQSNLAIQNIEKYAGEGVSPAIKKQGIAEARFMRALAYRFLTMNWGDVPIIENNLEVLTDTTISRNTSESVWKFITNEMRAVAADLPETAVLPGRLTKWSAEGMLARFYLTRAGVGASGTRNQAYLDSAMYYADRVITQSGASLMKNYEDLFKFPYDNNSESLFSLQWVYAQGSWGAQNSTPAYLAYSSDIANGDGWGGDKSATWWMLSQYDGIESTGDGVMVGRTQDTRLKATFMLPGFYYPEITQTIPGGEQKLVYPFKGTDNNFVAIKKYVTGKTKDVGGLAAQQNYGNDTYMQRLAEMYLIYAEAALGNKASTSDAKALKYFNAIHMRAGLPAFEEALTLDVILSERFKEFAMEGMAWYDLVSLHYWNPAKAYQILNEQDRGLFFVEPDKFPNPTNWTFTKTSWFSERNILANAGNFLLPIPSVELSQAPNLQKPSVDYFNK; encoded by the coding sequence ATGTTTGGTGTTTTGGCTCTTAGTTCGTGCCAAGAATCCTTTTTGGATAAACCACCAGCTGACTCTATTGTAGATGCAAGTTTTTATAAAAACGATGATCAAGTGCTTGCAGCTACTGGCCTACTTTATAGCAAAGTATGGTTCGATTATAATGATAAAGCATCGTACAACCTAGGTGATTTTAGAGCTGGAACAGCTTTCTCTGCTTGGAATGATAGAGGAAATGTCCTTTTTAATACTACAGGAAGTACTTCTGAAAATGGTGCTGCTTGGCGTTCTTTTTTCAATGTAGTGGGACAGTCAAATTTGGCTATCCAAAATATTGAGAAATATGCTGGAGAAGGTGTAAGCCCGGCAATTAAAAAACAAGGAATAGCGGAAGCTCGATTTATGAGAGCTTTGGCATACCGTTTTCTTACAATGAATTGGGGTGATGTGCCAATTATCGAAAACAACCTTGAAGTATTGACCGATACTACAATTAGCCGAAATACATCGGAAAGTGTATGGAAGTTTATCACAAATGAAATGAGAGCTGTGGCAGCGGATTTGCCAGAGACTGCTGTTCTTCCAGGGAGATTGACCAAATGGTCTGCCGAAGGAATGTTAGCAAGGTTTTATTTGACTCGTGCTGGTGTTGGAGCAAGTGGAACTAGAAATCAAGCTTATTTGGATTCTGCAATGTACTATGCTGATAGAGTAATTACACAAAGTGGAGCTTCATTGATGAAAAACTATGAAGACCTATTTAAATTCCCTTATGACAATAACTCTGAGTCGTTATTTTCTTTACAGTGGGTATATGCACAAGGTTCTTGGGGTGCTCAAAACTCTACGCCGGCATACCTAGCTTATAGTTCAGATATAGCCAACGGTGATGGCTGGGGAGGTGATAAGTCGGCCACGTGGTGGATGCTTTCTCAGTATGATGGTATAGAGAGCACTGGAGATGGCGTCATGGTTGGTAGAACTCAAGATACTCGCCTAAAAGCTACATTCATGTTACCAGGATTTTATTATCCCGAAATAACTCAAACTATTCCTGGGGGCGAACAGAAATTAGTATATCCTTTTAAAGGAACAGATAACAATTTCGTAGCTATCAAGAAATATGTAACTGGAAAAACGAAAGATGTAGGAGGTCTAGCAGCTCAACAGAATTATGGTAATGATACCTACATGCAACGCTTGGCGGAAATGTACCTTATTTATGCCGAAGCGGCTCTTGGGAATAAAGCTTCTACTTCAGATGCCAAGGCCTTGAAATATTTTAATGCTATTCATATGCGTGCTGGTTTACCTGCTTTTGAAGAAGCTTTAACCCTTGATGTAATACTGAGCGAAAGATTCAAAGAATTTGCAATGGAAGGCATGGCTTGGTACGATTTAGTGAGTTTGCACTATTGGAATCCAGCAAAAGCTTATCAAATATTGAATGAGCAAGATCGTGGGTTATTCTTTGTAGAACCCGATAAGTTTCCAAATCCAACAAACTGGACTTTTACTAAAACGTCATGGTTCAGTGAACGAAATATTTTGGCAAATGCTGGAAACTTCTTGTTGCCAATTCCTTCTGTGGAGTTGAGTCAAGCACCTAATTTGCAAAAACCATCAGTAGACTATTTTAACAAATAA
- a CDS encoding Repeat domain-containing protein: MKVIQSWLKLISLVLINIQLISCNTVDDSKMFSLLPSSHTGIKFKNLIQETPEFNILTYGYLYNGGGVSIGDINNDGLQDIYFTGSMVGSRLYLNKGDLKFEEIAQSAGVFAEGFWNTGTTMADVNGDGLLDIYVCRSAAKDDFKRKNLLFINNGDLTFTEKAAEFGIDDNGYSTQGAFFDYDRDGDLDLYVLNHSIQEYASFRSVSGGLKSQRDPSFEDRLYRNDNGKFTVVNDEAGLTSNVLGFGLGISVSDINNDGWSDIYISNDFNEQDYLYINKKDGTFTENLAGYIGHTSHFSMGSDIADINNDGFTDIMTLDMLPEGNVRQKMVSGPDNYDKYQLLVKNGFYEQSMRNMLHLNNAGKSFSEIGQFAGVYGTDWSWSTLFCDLDNDGFKDLYITNGVKKDYTNMDFMNFAVQEKLNENKSGVQMSIDKLLENIPGSLVENYTYRNNGNLTFSKVNEDWGLNEKSLSNGAAYADLDNDGDLDLVVNNTESEAFVYRNNSEIHSKNKFLKVKLIGTGMNTFGIGSKVILTIGDKKIAQELMPTRGFESSVSSDLVFGLGTSDIVEELKVIWPDGKVQALKNIKPNQTISFNQYDSKIEETRELNKVTPIFSEYQAVGLSAFEHNENEFIDFYRELLLPHKLSTQGPKIAVADINNDGLEDVFVGGAKGQSGELFFQTRNGSFMIQSNSYFIIDKNSEDIGVLFFDADGDRDQDLYVISGGNESEANSPEIQDRLYINDGKGNFQKNVAALPQMSSSGSCVKAGDFDSDGHLDLFVGGRLMPGKYPRPSASYVLQNDGKGNFKNVSSTILPDAKQLGMVTDATWTDFNGDGKQDLIVVGEFMAIQAFENKGGVLKRVADNSGLENTEGWWNSIKSGDFDNDGDMDYILGNFGLNSQLKASVKEPITLIAKDFDGNGTLDPILCSYNMGESYPVFSKDDMSNQLTFLKSKYVSYSEFADKRITDMFSASDLKDAIQLKANTLASGYLENLGNNKFKLHELPFLSQIAPVYGISIQDFNNDKNLDVILAGNFYGTRVKYGRYDASKGTVLLGNGKGQFNALSNIESGIDLQGEMRDINSVKTVGGKRILIFARNNGPLKTYVIGN; encoded by the coding sequence GTGAAAGTAATTCAATCTTGGTTAAAATTGATCTCTTTGGTTTTAATCAATATTCAACTTATTTCTTGTAATACAGTGGATGATTCAAAGATGTTTTCTTTGCTCCCAAGTAGCCATACAGGCATTAAGTTTAAAAACCTTATTCAAGAAACTCCTGAGTTTAATATCCTGACTTACGGCTATTTGTACAATGGCGGTGGGGTTTCCATTGGCGACATTAACAATGATGGCCTACAAGATATTTACTTCACAGGTAGTATGGTTGGTAGTAGACTTTACTTAAATAAGGGCGATTTAAAGTTTGAAGAAATTGCTCAAAGTGCTGGCGTATTTGCTGAAGGTTTCTGGAATACCGGAACCACAATGGCTGATGTGAATGGAGATGGATTATTAGATATTTATGTTTGTAGGTCAGCAGCGAAAGACGATTTTAAGCGTAAGAATTTATTATTTATTAATAACGGCGACCTAACTTTTACTGAAAAGGCCGCCGAATTCGGAATAGATGACAACGGCTACTCTACACAAGGTGCATTTTTCGATTACGACAGAGATGGAGACCTAGATTTATATGTTTTGAATCATTCTATTCAAGAGTATGCTAGTTTTAGATCAGTAAGTGGTGGATTGAAAAGCCAACGAGATCCAAGTTTTGAAGATAGATTGTATAGAAATGACAACGGGAAATTTACAGTAGTCAACGACGAAGCTGGACTTACATCAAATGTTTTAGGATTTGGTTTAGGCATTTCTGTTTCTGATATCAATAATGATGGTTGGTCAGATATTTATATTTCAAATGACTTTAATGAGCAAGATTACTTATACATTAATAAGAAAGACGGCACTTTTACAGAGAATTTAGCGGGCTATATTGGACATACATCTCATTTCTCAATGGGTTCAGATATTGCGGATATCAACAATGATGGCTTTACAGACATCATGACATTAGATATGTTGCCAGAAGGAAATGTAAGGCAAAAAATGGTCTCAGGTCCAGATAATTACGATAAGTATCAGTTGCTCGTTAAAAACGGATTTTACGAGCAGAGTATGAGAAATATGCTGCATTTGAACAATGCAGGAAAGTCGTTTTCGGAGATTGGGCAATTTGCCGGTGTATATGGAACAGACTGGAGCTGGTCGACTTTGTTCTGTGATTTGGATAATGATGGCTTTAAGGATTTGTATATCACCAATGGCGTTAAGAAGGACTATACAAATATGGACTTTATGAATTTTGCTGTTCAAGAAAAGCTGAATGAAAATAAGTCGGGAGTTCAAATGTCGATTGATAAATTGCTCGAAAATATTCCTGGGTCTCTCGTTGAAAATTATACCTATCGTAATAATGGTAACCTTACTTTTTCTAAAGTAAACGAAGATTGGGGATTAAATGAAAAATCTCTTTCCAACGGAGCGGCCTATGCCGATTTAGACAATGATGGTGACTTAGATTTGGTTGTTAACAATACGGAATCCGAAGCTTTTGTTTACCGAAATAACAGTGAAATTCATTCAAAGAACAAATTCTTGAAAGTAAAATTGATTGGGACAGGAATGAATACTTTTGGAATTGGTTCAAAAGTAATTCTGACAATTGGTGACAAGAAAATTGCTCAAGAATTAATGCCAACTAGAGGTTTTGAGTCTTCAGTTTCTAGCGATTTAGTTTTTGGACTTGGAACTTCGGACATAGTGGAAGAATTAAAGGTGATTTGGCCGGATGGTAAGGTTCAAGCCTTAAAAAACATAAAGCCTAATCAGACCATTTCATTTAATCAATATGATAGTAAAATTGAAGAAACGAGGGAATTGAATAAGGTTACACCTATTTTTAGTGAATATCAGGCCGTAGGCTTAAGTGCTTTTGAACATAATGAAAACGAATTTATAGACTTTTATAGAGAGTTGTTATTACCTCACAAGCTTTCTACTCAAGGGCCTAAAATCGCAGTTGCGGATATCAATAATGATGGCCTTGAGGATGTTTTTGTAGGAGGTGCAAAAGGTCAGTCAGGGGAATTATTTTTTCAAACAAGGAATGGAAGTTTCATGATTCAGAGTAATTCTTATTTTATCATTGATAAAAACAGTGAAGATATTGGAGTGTTGTTTTTTGATGCTGATGGCGATAGAGATCAAGACTTATATGTAATAAGTGGAGGGAACGAATCTGAAGCTAATTCTCCCGAAATTCAGGATCGATTATATATTAATGACGGTAAAGGGAATTTTCAAAAAAATGTAGCCGCCCTACCTCAAATGTCGTCTAGTGGTTCATGCGTGAAAGCAGGTGATTTTGATTCGGACGGTCACTTAGATTTGTTTGTAGGTGGAAGGCTTATGCCAGGGAAGTATCCTAGGCCTTCAGCAAGTTATGTGCTCCAAAATGATGGAAAAGGAAACTTTAAAAATGTATCCTCCACAATTCTTCCTGATGCTAAACAACTGGGAATGGTTACAGATGCTACATGGACAGACTTTAATGGTGATGGGAAACAGGATCTTATTGTTGTTGGGGAGTTTATGGCTATTCAAGCATTCGAGAACAAAGGCGGAGTTTTAAAAAGGGTTGCTGATAATTCTGGTTTGGAGAACACTGAAGGATGGTGGAATAGCATAAAATCGGGAGATTTTGACAACGATGGTGACATGGATTATATCCTTGGAAATTTTGGATTGAATTCGCAATTAAAAGCTTCGGTGAAAGAACCCATTACCTTGATTGCAAAAGACTTCGATGGCAATGGCACCCTAGATCCAATTTTGTGCTCCTATAATATGGGTGAAAGCTATCCTGTGTTTTCAAAAGATGACATGTCAAACCAATTGACATTTTTGAAATCAAAATATGTGAGTTACAGTGAATTCGCAGATAAAAGAATTACAGATATGTTTTCTGCAAGCGATTTGAAAGACGCTATTCAACTAAAGGCAAATACGCTAGCTTCGGGATATCTTGAAAATCTTGGAAATAATAAGTTTAAGCTACATGAGTTGCCATTCTTGTCTCAGATAGCTCCAGTTTATGGAATTAGTATCCAAGACTTTAATAATGATAAAAACTTGGATGTGATTTTGGCTGGGAATTTTTATGGAACACGTGTCAAGTACGGCAGATATGATGCTAGTAAAGGAACGGTGTTACTTGGAAATGGAAAAGGTCAGTTTAATGCTTTGAGTAATATTGAAAGTGGGATTGATCTTCAGGGAGAAATGAGAGATATCAATTCTGTTAAAACCGTAGGAGGTAAACGAATTCTTATTTTTGCTAGAAACAATGGTCCATTAAAAACATATGTTATTGGAAATTGA
- a CDS encoding glutamate-5-semialdehyde dehydrogenase, with protein MSLQELLKNTSKAKSQVAQLSSDEKSTFLNKLADAILEKEAFIKIENKKDLDRMDPQDSKYDRLLLNTERINGLAVALRNVAQLEDPANKVQMSKTLPNGLKLRKIAVPLGCVGVIYESRPNVTIDVASLCLRSGNICVLKGGKEADFSNIALVSIIHEVLENCGIHKDAVILLPADRSYTEALLKAKDKVDVIIPRGSDALIQYVRKTSDIPTIETGAGVCHTYVEASANTQMAADIIVNAKVTRPSVCNSLDTALLDKEIAAEVIAKSAEGLKAANVEIYADNVCFEAFEKANYPYLKKANDDDFGKEWLDFKASFKAVDSIDEAIEHITTFSSKHSEAIVTENSEYAARFLTEVDAAAVYHNASTRFTDGEQFGLGAEIGISTQKLHARGPFALEKLVTEKWIVEGNGQIRQ; from the coding sequence ATGTCGTTACAAGAATTACTAAAAAACACTTCAAAAGCCAAGAGCCAAGTAGCTCAGTTAAGTTCTGATGAGAAATCAACTTTTCTTAACAAACTAGCGGATGCTATATTGGAAAAAGAAGCGTTTATTAAAATTGAAAATAAAAAGGATTTAGATCGTATGGATCCACAAGATTCTAAATATGATCGCCTTCTCTTAAATACAGAAAGAATAAATGGTCTTGCGGTAGCATTGCGAAATGTTGCACAACTAGAAGACCCGGCCAACAAAGTTCAAATGAGCAAAACCCTTCCAAATGGGTTAAAGCTTCGAAAAATCGCGGTGCCTCTAGGTTGCGTTGGTGTGATTTATGAATCTAGACCAAATGTCACTATTGATGTGGCTTCCCTCTGTTTACGCTCAGGTAATATTTGTGTATTGAAAGGAGGAAAAGAAGCAGATTTTTCAAACATTGCTTTGGTTAGTATCATCCATGAAGTACTTGAGAACTGTGGAATTCATAAAGATGCTGTCATTCTTTTACCAGCCGATCGTAGTTATACAGAGGCATTGTTAAAAGCCAAGGACAAAGTTGACGTTATCATCCCAAGAGGAAGCGACGCTTTGATACAGTACGTAAGAAAGACTTCCGATATACCTACAATAGAAACAGGAGCTGGAGTTTGCCATACATATGTAGAAGCAAGTGCAAATACGCAAATGGCGGCAGACATCATTGTAAATGCAAAAGTAACTCGCCCATCGGTGTGTAACTCTTTAGACACTGCCCTTCTTGACAAGGAAATTGCGGCCGAAGTTATTGCCAAGTCAGCAGAAGGCTTGAAAGCTGCCAATGTTGAAATTTATGCTGACAACGTATGTTTTGAGGCATTTGAAAAAGCAAATTATCCGTACCTTAAAAAAGCTAACGACGACGACTTTGGAAAAGAATGGCTCGATTTCAAAGCATCTTTTAAAGCCGTGGATTCAATTGATGAAGCAATAGAACACATCACTACATTTTCTTCTAAGCACAGTGAAGCTATTGTTACTGAAAATAGTGAATATGCTGCTCGTTTTTTAACTGAGGTTGACGCCGCCGCTGTATATCACAATGCATCTACTCGATTCACAGATGGTGAGCAATTTGGATTAGGAGCCGAAATAGGGATTTCTACACAAAAGCTTCACGCTAGAGGACCTTTCGCTTTAGAAAAACTTGTAACTGAAAAGTGGATTGTAGAGGGTAATGGGCAAATACGTCAATGA